Proteins encoded together in one Benincasa hispida cultivar B227 chromosome 1, ASM972705v1, whole genome shotgun sequence window:
- the LOC120078745 gene encoding ankyrin repeat-containing protein BDA1-like — protein sequence MEENHQEVTAQSSKSQEGYEIRIMMPLAEENTRKLYEASKIGSIQTLKTLIEEDKDMVQNALMFCSNDIENPLHVSVMHGHLEFTRLLLAYNPELAAEVNALQQTPLHLASQNGDVEMARVLVEKNTSACLVRDFNGLIPLHHAVIRGHVQIVKELIRARPRSVWTKLKNGQTVLHLCVEDNHLEVMKLLIQIFLCHDEDFLDITDDSGNTILDMSLKLRRFEMLEYLLSIPKGKWGNGSMDEDEKAPKVRKRSKKLGSIEQSKRRGESKKKARVGWWEVWKKNLRYKGNWLQEVQGTLMLVATVIATVTFQGTINPPGGTWQQDQVLSSCSWKQGSVQDAGTAIMACKSLRIYIRYFMSNSISFLASVSVILLIVSGFPLKNKVFCGLLTVAMCVAVVCLTFAYVYGTAMVCGSKTAQSYLLVLLRICSPWIHLAEMAPLGMLIVPELPVGHSP from the exons ATGGAAGAAAATCATCAAGAAGTCACAGCACAGTCTTCCAAGTCTCAAGAGGGCTATGAAATTAGGATAATGATGCCACTTGCTGAGGAAAATACAAGAAAACTCTATGAGGCTTCAAAGATTGGCTCCATTCAAACGTTGAAGACACTCATCGAAGAAGACAAAGATATGGTTCAAAATGCCTTAATGTTCTGTTCCAATGATATTGAGAATCCATTGCATGTCTCGGTTATGCATGGCCACCTTGAATTCACTCGACTGCTTTTGGCTTACAATCCTGAGCTAGCTGCTGAGGTTAATGCCCTCCAACAAACTCCTCTGCACTTAGCTTCACAAAATGGCGACGTGGAGATGGCTCGAGTTTTGGTAGAGAAAAATACAAGTGCTTGCTTGGTTCGTGATTTCAATGGCTTGATTCCTCTCCACCATGCAGTGATTAGAGGGCATGTTCAGATCGTGAAGGAATTGATCCGTGCAAGACCACGATCTGTGTGGACGAAGCTCAAAAATGGTCAAACTGTCTTGCATTTATGTGTTGAAGATAATCATTTGGAGGTCATGAAGttgttgattcaaatatttttatgtcACGATGAAGATTTTCTTGACATAACTGATGACTCTGGAAATACCATTTTGGATATGTCTCTAAAGTTGAGAAGATTTGAG ATGTTGGAATATTTACTCTCAATTCCAAAAGGGAAATGGGGAAATGGTAGCATGGACGAGGATGAGAAAGCCCCAAAAGTGAGAAAAAGAAGTAAGAAGTTGGGGAGCATTGAACAAAGTAAAAGAAGAGGAGAATCCAAGAAGAAGGCTAGAGTAGGGTGGTGGGAGGTTTGGAAGAAGAATCTAAGATACAAAGGGAATTGGCTACAAGAAGTACAAGGCACATTAATGTTGGTGGCGACGGTGATCGCAACGGTGACTTTCCAAGGCACAATCAACCCTCCCGGGGGAACTTGGCAACAAGATCAAGTGTTGAGTAGTTGCTCCTGGAAACAAGGATCAGTTCAAGATGCAGGAACTGCAATAATGGCTTGCAAATCTCTCAGAATCTACATACGTTACTTTATGTCAAATTCAATATCATTCCTTGCATCAGTGAGTGTGATTCTATTGATAGTGAGTGGGTTTCCTTTGAAAAACAAGGTTTTTTGTGGGTTGTTGACAGTAGCCATGTGTGTTGCCGTTGTGTGCTTAACATTTGCCTATGTTTATGGAACGGCAATGGTTTGTGGGAGCAAAACTGCCCAAAGTTACTTGTTGGTTTTGCTTCGCATTTG TTCACCATGGATTCACCTTGCTGAGATGGCGCCATTAGGCATGCTTATTGTACCTGAGCTGCCAGTTGGACATTCTCCTTAA